In Sphaerospermopsis torques-reginae ITEP-024, the genomic window AATAACCTTTTTCGGACTAGGAATACCATGTACAACTTCATTATTTATACTAGAACAAATCGAAGCCGGAAAACCGTGATATCCTTTAAAACTGGGAGTTGCACCCATTTCCCGGATACGTTTTTCTGCGTGTGCATCTAAGTCAGCAGTTGTCATTCCTGGTTCTACTAACTCAGAAATTTCTTTGAGAACCGTGGCTACAATCTTAGCCGATTGTCGCATGATTTCGATTTCGCGGGGAGATTTAATTTCTATACCCCTGCGTTGTCTGGGTGCTGCGGGTTTGGTTTTAACTGGTTCAGAAATTAGGTGGCTGAGAATGTTCATCATGTAATTTAGTAATTTCCGCGATTTTACGGCTTAGATTTGAGGTTGTTGAGATTTATTGCAAAAAATATCTATCCTTACTTACGTTAACTTATTTTGCGTTATTTAGAAAATTGGTAACGGGTAATTGGTAATGGGTAATTTTGCGTCTATGTTTCATAAGTTTTTTCAATCTCAATTTTGCCAAATTTGTTCAACTTACTTTTTTTCGCAATAACTACCCTCTATTCTCAAGATTATTGCGAATATTATCAATAATTTTACGAGTTTTGGTTTTTTCAGCGATTGATATTTACTTACTCACTTTTTTCTGGTACTATATAGTAAAATACAGGGTATTAATAGATAATTCTATAATTATTACAAAATAGTTCTTCCTCATCAAAATCTATTATATCAGGTTCTATCGTCGTTGTCAACAGTCTAACCCCTCTATTTGGCAAATTTTTCTGGTAAAAATTCACAACCAAAAATCCTGTACATCCTTAAATCCTGATTTTGACAAAGATAGATTAGGATTGAATTACTATTTCTCCTTTCATACCTGCTTCAGAATGTCCGGGGATGGTACAACGTAAATTATATTTTCCTGTTTTGAGAGGAACAAACACCCATTCTGCTTCTGCACCGGGTTTGAGTTCTAATTCGTGAATCATTCCTTTAATTTCCACATTTCCCGCTTCTACCTTTTGGGTCCAAATAGCATCAGCGAAATCTTTACTGGTAAAATAATGCTTTACAGGACTGGGATTAGTTAAAACTAGCTTGTACCGTTTCCCTGATTGAAATTCTAAAAAATTAGGTTCAAATTTCAATTCACCCGCAGCAGTTCCCAAAATGACGGTAATTTCTGTTGGTGGTTGTTTGATTATATCACCAGAGGAATTGTTTAAGTTTTCTGCGATCGCACAAGTTCCATCTATGAAACCAAGACAAACCAGAAATATCAGCAGAAACAGACATTTATGACATTTATATAGATATTGGGAAATGTTGATTAGATGACTGTACATTTTTATCGGGAGCATCCCAAATGTGTAAGTTTATTTTTATCAGAAAATTATCCCAGGGATTGATATGATTGAACCGCAAAGGACGCAAAGGACACAAAGGGAAGAGAGTTTCAGAGAGTTTTTGGAGTGGCTATGTTGCTTTTGTTCATTGGG contains:
- a CDS encoding cupredoxin domain-containing protein, which encodes MYSHLINISQYLYKCHKCLFLLIFLVCLGFIDGTCAIAENLNNSSGDIIKQPPTEITVILGTAAGELKFEPNFLEFQSGKRYKLVLTNPSPVKHYFTSKDFADAIWTQKVEAGNVEIKGMIHELELKPGAEAEWVFVPLKTGKYNLRCTIPGHSEAGMKGEIVIQS